One window of the Actinomycetota bacterium genome contains the following:
- a CDS encoding DUF2332 domain-containing protein — MSVQLRYACELQARLCHENGSPTWAAIVEEIANQLDDEANDVVDLLRSDLQDPVESAVLLRLLGAVHRLLIAGQSDELAQYLPSLGGEVDVLRVVPAFFAFASAHKAAIREGMQAGVQTNEVGRAAVLSAGLRHLTREFGLPIQLLEVGCSAGLNLHLDRYRINTTADSWGPADSAVVLEPDFDGALLGAEVTIQSRIGCDLAPLDARSTADGEKLRSFIWPEDTARLARLEAALSIFESVQIDTCPATPWLRQRLAARCPGVITVVMHSIVMPYLTDHERQQFEECIADAGRRATSDAPLAWLRMEPSDEWGSVILELSTWPKGLHEVLATCTPHGGQIAWRDLRPSTSVGDGKP, encoded by the coding sequence ATGTCAGTTCAGCTCCGCTACGCCTGTGAACTCCAAGCTCGCCTTTGTCATGAGAATGGCTCCCCCACATGGGCTGCGATCGTCGAGGAAATCGCGAACCAACTGGATGATGAAGCAAACGATGTCGTTGATCTCCTCCGAAGCGACCTGCAGGATCCCGTCGAATCAGCGGTATTGCTTCGCTTGCTGGGCGCAGTCCACAGACTGCTCATCGCAGGGCAGTCCGACGAGCTGGCCCAATATTTGCCGAGTCTCGGCGGTGAGGTGGATGTCCTCCGCGTGGTGCCAGCATTCTTCGCTTTCGCGTCCGCCCACAAGGCAGCAATTCGGGAGGGAATGCAGGCGGGAGTCCAAACGAATGAAGTCGGACGGGCAGCGGTCCTTTCGGCGGGCTTGAGACACCTGACAAGGGAATTTGGACTGCCAATTCAGTTGCTCGAAGTGGGGTGCAGTGCGGGTCTCAATCTGCATCTTGACCGCTACCGCATCAATACGACAGCTGACTCCTGGGGACCGGCAGATTCGGCTGTGGTTCTTGAGCCGGATTTCGATGGTGCCCTGTTGGGTGCCGAGGTGACCATTCAGTCACGCATAGGTTGCGATCTGGCGCCATTGGACGCGAGGAGTACCGCTGACGGGGAAAAGCTGAGGTCGTTCATCTGGCCTGAAGACACGGCTCGATTGGCGCGGCTAGAAGCCGCACTGTCAATTTTCGAGTCTGTTCAGATTGATACGTGTCCTGCAACTCCTTGGTTGCGCCAGCGATTGGCAGCGCGTTGTCCGGGAGTTATTACGGTCGTCATGCACTCCATTGTGATGCCGTACCTGACTGACCACGAGCGTCAGCAATTTGAAGAGTGCATCGCAGACGCAGGTCGGAGAGCCACAAGCGATGCCCCTCTTGCGTGGCTGCGCATGGAGCCGTCGGATGAGTGGGGAAGCGTGATTTTGGAACTCTCTACGTGGCCCAAGGGGCTGCACGAAGTTCTCGCAACGTGCACACCTCATGGTGGGCAGATCGCGTGGCGTGATCTTCGGCCCAGCACATCTGTTGGAGATGGCAAGCCATGA
- a CDS encoding isochorismatase family cysteine hydrolase, producing the protein MTRDYLTPDFASSVLLTIDMQRDFLDGSPFEIPGTMDVLPNVVHAVSAYRKASLPIVHVVRLYEPGSRDVDPPRRAAVEDGLQMVAPASLGSQLAPGLLETHVELDSGALLGGQLQAVGRAEWIMYKPRWGAFYRTQLGEFLEARGISTVVIAGCNLPNCPRATLVEASERDFRTVLLEDAVSQSSDERLSDLAQIGVSLTQAAAVATRVLMLA; encoded by the coding sequence ATGACCCGGGACTACCTGACACCGGACTTTGCCAGTTCGGTCTTGCTGACCATTGACATGCAGCGTGACTTCCTGGACGGCTCGCCATTCGAAATTCCGGGAACTATGGACGTGCTCCCAAACGTCGTTCATGCCGTCAGCGCATATCGCAAGGCGAGTCTGCCAATAGTTCATGTGGTGCGTCTCTACGAGCCGGGAAGTAGAGATGTTGATCCGCCCCGCCGAGCTGCCGTGGAAGATGGACTGCAAATGGTTGCGCCGGCCTCTCTCGGCAGCCAATTGGCCCCGGGTCTTCTGGAGACGCACGTCGAACTGGATTCGGGCGCGCTACTGGGTGGGCAGTTGCAAGCAGTTGGCCGAGCCGAATGGATCATGTACAAGCCTCGCTGGGGAGCCTTCTATCGGACTCAGCTGGGCGAATTCCTTGAAGCTCGCGGCATTTCCACAGTGGTGATCGCAGGATGCAATCTGCCGAATTGCCCTCGAGCAACGCTCGTTGAGGCAAGCGAGCGAGACTTCCGCACAGTGCTCCTGGAGGATGCCGTTTCGCAGAGTTCAGACGAGAGATTGTCGGATCTGGCTCAAATCGGTGTCTCGCTGACACAGGCCGCAGCTGTGGCCACCCGAGTGCTGATGTTGGCGTAG
- a CDS encoding alpha/beta hydrolase — MDQLDQVVEVAGAPIRYSVTGDGPITIVLTHGFRAHHLWWAAVHPLLAQKYRVVQLDISGSGDSGHREVYSIETWGEEVNAVLDDAGIERALLVGHSLGGTSVVMAATQRPERAIGVILMDTFIEGEGRFRPIAAAGSAPKRIYSSREDGEARFRLMPTQDDVDPAIIARIATYGVTEIDEGWTWKFDQEVVPVIDEELFNASIAGLKVPFHYVHAGQSAVVKPEVVPFLLGFAPEGSEYTLVPDAHHHVPLSHPEICAQIIDEYATLWTAGA, encoded by the coding sequence GTGGATCAGCTAGACCAGGTCGTTGAAGTAGCCGGCGCCCCCATTCGCTATAGCGTCACTGGCGATGGCCCAATCACGATCGTCCTGACCCATGGCTTTCGCGCCCATCATCTGTGGTGGGCTGCGGTGCACCCCCTTCTGGCTCAGAAGTACCGCGTGGTGCAGTTGGACATCAGTGGCAGCGGCGACAGCGGCCACCGTGAGGTCTACAGCATCGAAACATGGGGCGAAGAGGTCAATGCCGTGCTCGATGATGCCGGGATCGAGCGTGCCTTGCTTGTGGGCCATAGCCTGGGCGGAACCTCAGTGGTCATGGCGGCCACCCAGCGTCCGGAGCGGGCAATTGGCGTCATTCTCATGGACACATTCATTGAGGGCGAAGGACGTTTTCGCCCCATTGCTGCTGCTGGCTCGGCCCCCAAGCGCATCTACTCCAGCCGTGAGGACGGGGAGGCTCGTTTCCGATTGATGCCCACTCAGGATGACGTCGACCCGGCGATCATCGCCCGGATCGCCACCTACGGGGTGACGGAGATCGACGAGGGCTGGACCTGGAAGTTCGACCAGGAGGTGGTTCCGGTGATTGATGAAGAGCTGTTCAATGCGAGCATCGCGGGCCTGAAGGTGCCTTTCCACTACGTCCATGCCGGGCAGAGCGCCGTGGTGAAGCCCGAGGTGGTGCCGTTCCTGCTCGGCTTTGCCCCTGAGGGATCCGAGTACACCTTGGTCCCGGACGCCCATCACCATGTGCCTCTCTCGCACCCCGAAATCTGCGCGCAGATCATTGATGAGTACGCGACATTGTGGACGGCCGGGGCCTGA
- the glmU gene encoding bifunctional UDP-N-acetylglucosamine diphosphorylase/glucosamine-1-phosphate N-acetyltransferase GlmU, with the protein MRSATPKVLHQVAGRSLLGHVLEAAAALDPEHVVVVVGHGRDEVVAHVEEIAPWALTVVQETQAGTGHAVRIAMADLEERGINLGDAPVVVLTGDTPLLTGTTLQMLMLTHRETAARATVLTARLSDPAGYGRVIRDHEQSVQRIVEHKDASDAELLVDEVNSGMYCFAPSDLARLLSDVTTDNSQGEEYLTDVIGMLRSENAVVAAWLCQSPDEILGVNDRFQLAQAAAVMRDRINEQWMRAGVAILDSATTWLDVDVELEPDVTLLPNTTLTGPTSVARGARIGPGTTLASCEVGENSTVIHTWAQLAVIGADAAVGPFTYLRPGTVMGNHTKAGAFVEIKNSNLADDAKVPHLSYVGDGDIGEGTNIGAATVFCNFDGLEKHRTVVGKHVRIGSDTMLVAPVTIGDGAYTAAGSVITEDVPPGSMGIARGQQRNIVDWVLRRRPGSPAAKAAEAAQKNQEEG; encoded by the coding sequence ATGCGCTCGGCCACTCCCAAGGTTCTTCATCAGGTCGCTGGCCGTTCACTGCTTGGCCATGTGCTTGAGGCCGCGGCCGCTCTCGACCCAGAACATGTCGTCGTCGTGGTCGGACACGGGCGCGACGAGGTCGTCGCACACGTAGAGGAAATCGCACCCTGGGCGCTGACCGTGGTGCAGGAGACGCAAGCAGGCACTGGTCACGCAGTGCGCATTGCGATGGCTGATCTTGAAGAGCGCGGCATCAATCTTGGTGATGCCCCTGTTGTCGTGCTGACAGGTGACACCCCGTTGCTGACCGGCACCACACTGCAAATGCTGATGCTCACACATCGCGAGACTGCAGCGCGGGCGACGGTGCTCACTGCGCGCCTCAGCGATCCCGCTGGGTATGGTCGCGTGATCCGCGATCATGAGCAGAGCGTGCAGCGCATTGTTGAACACAAGGACGCTTCAGACGCGGAACTGTTGGTCGACGAGGTCAATTCCGGCATGTACTGCTTCGCGCCCTCTGATCTGGCTCGACTTCTTTCCGATGTCACCACTGACAATTCGCAGGGCGAGGAGTATCTGACCGACGTCATTGGGATGCTTCGCTCCGAGAACGCCGTGGTCGCGGCCTGGCTTTGCCAGAGCCCTGATGAGATTCTCGGTGTCAACGATCGCTTCCAACTCGCGCAAGCTGCAGCAGTCATGCGCGACCGCATCAACGAGCAGTGGATGCGTGCGGGTGTGGCAATTCTGGATAGCGCAACGACGTGGCTCGACGTTGATGTGGAGTTGGAGCCGGACGTCACGCTCCTGCCAAACACCACCCTCACCGGCCCCACTTCAGTTGCTCGCGGAGCACGCATTGGACCGGGCACCACTCTTGCCTCGTGTGAAGTCGGCGAGAATTCCACCGTCATCCATACCTGGGCGCAACTCGCGGTCATCGGAGCTGACGCGGCAGTTGGCCCGTTCACCTATCTACGACCAGGCACTGTGATGGGCAACCACACCAAGGCCGGCGCATTTGTGGAAATCAAGAACTCCAATCTCGCCGACGACGCGAAAGTGCCGCATCTGAGCTACGTAGGCGATGGCGATATCGGCGAGGGCACCAACATCGGCGCTGCCACGGTCTTCTGCAACTTCGATGGGCTTGAAAAGCACCGCACTGTTGTCGGCAAACACGTGCGCATCGGCAGCGACACCATGTTGGTGGCGCCAGTCACCATCGGTGACGGCGCCTACACGGCCGCCGGCTCAGTCATCACCGAAGATGTGCCGCCGGGATCGATGGGGATCGCACGGGGTCAGCAACGCAATATTGTCGACTGGGTCCTTCGCCGACGCCCAGGCTCTCCCGCGGCCAAAGCAGCTGAGGCTGCGCAAAAGAATCAGGAGGAAGGGTGA
- a CDS encoding ribose-phosphate diphosphokinase: MVLLAGRAHPELAEEVARNLGIPLGRTVAYDFANGEIFVRFQESVRGCDVFIMQSHTEPINKWIMEQLIMVDALKRASAKRITVIMPFYGYARQDKKHRGREPISARLIADLFKTAGADRLMTVDLHTSQIQGFFDGPVDHLFSLPLLARHVASRFDRSRITVVSPDAGRVRVAERWTDVLGAPLAIIHKRRDPDVPNQVKVLEVVGDVRDRLCVIVDDMIDTGGTIAKAAETLFDYGAAEVIVAATHGILSDPARERLQNSRITEVVVTNTLPIPEEKMFPKLKVLSIAPILSQAITEVFTDGSVTSMFEDNPDSETASSH; this comes from the coding sequence ATGGTGCTACTCGCGGGACGTGCCCATCCAGAGTTGGCTGAAGAGGTTGCCAGGAACCTCGGAATTCCATTGGGACGAACAGTCGCCTACGACTTCGCCAATGGCGAGATCTTCGTTCGCTTCCAGGAGTCGGTCCGCGGGTGCGATGTATTCATCATGCAAAGCCACACTGAGCCGATCAACAAGTGGATCATGGAGCAACTGATCATGGTCGATGCGCTGAAGCGGGCTTCGGCAAAACGCATCACCGTGATCATGCCCTTCTATGGCTATGCTCGCCAGGACAAGAAGCACCGCGGACGCGAGCCCATCTCCGCCCGCTTGATTGCCGATCTGTTCAAGACTGCTGGCGCTGATCGTCTGATGACTGTTGATCTGCACACCTCGCAGATCCAGGGCTTCTTCGATGGCCCCGTCGACCACTTGTTCTCGCTGCCCTTGCTGGCTCGACATGTCGCCAGCAGGTTTGACCGGAGCCGTATCACTGTCGTTTCTCCTGATGCTGGCCGCGTGCGCGTTGCCGAGCGCTGGACCGACGTGCTCGGTGCTCCGCTTGCCATCATCCACAAGCGTCGCGATCCTGATGTGCCCAATCAGGTCAAGGTGCTCGAGGTCGTTGGCGATGTCCGCGACCGCCTTTGCGTGATTGTCGACGACATGATCGATACCGGTGGGACCATCGCCAAGGCAGCGGAAACGCTCTTTGATTACGGCGCGGCAGAGGTGATCGTGGCTGCAACACACGGAATCCTCAGCGATCCGGCCCGTGAGCGTCTGCAGAATTCGCGCATCACCGAGGTGGTGGTGACCAACACCTTGCCGATTCCTGAAGAGAAGATGTTTCCCAAGCTCAAGGTGCTCTCGATCGCGCCGATCCTTTCCCAGGCGATCACCGAGGTGTTCACCGATGGCTCAGTTACGAGCATGTTTGAGGACAACCCGGATTCGGAAACTGCCTCATCGCACTGA
- a CDS encoding 50S ribosomal protein L25 — MLQVDITAQSRSDFGKGAARRLRREGLVPAVLYGQGSELVHIALPNHDLDLALRKSHVVFSVSFEGKTIIAKPRDIQREPVKRYIEHVDLIIITAAEAQARNDEAAADIVAAVAAAEAAEEAISIAAAAGEFDEPVAEATPAE; from the coding sequence GTGTTACAGGTAGACATCACCGCCCAGTCCCGTTCAGATTTCGGTAAGGGTGCTGCACGCCGCCTGCGTCGTGAAGGCTTGGTTCCCGCTGTGCTCTACGGCCAGGGCTCAGAGCTTGTGCACATCGCACTGCCCAACCACGATCTTGATCTTGCGCTGCGCAAGTCGCACGTGGTGTTCTCGGTGAGCTTTGAAGGCAAGACCATCATCGCCAAGCCGCGCGACATCCAGCGTGAGCCGGTCAAGCGCTACATCGAGCATGTCGATCTCATCATCATCACCGCAGCTGAGGCTCAGGCTCGTAACGACGAGGCCGCTGCCGACATCGTGGCCGCCGTTGCTGCAGCTGAAGCTGCTGAGGAGGCAATCAGCATTGCTGCTGCCGCTGGCGAGTTCGATGAGCCCGTTGCAGAGGCAACTCCAGCGGAGTAG
- the pth gene encoding aminoacyl-tRNA hydrolase: MTWMIVGLGNPGPEYANTRHNAGFFVVDELSSRMRGTLSRHKRAMASVLEGRFGSPGSDERVVLVEPWSFMNASGGPVKALMSFYDIDIEHLVVVHDELDIPLGSVRLKLGGGDGGHNGLKSLRSSLGSGEFARVRFGIGRPPGRQDPAEFVLKPFAGTERDQIPEIVDRCADAVETLVLRGVEQAQNQFNGGRDDSVQ; this comes from the coding sequence ATGACCTGGATGATTGTCGGGCTCGGCAATCCTGGTCCGGAGTACGCCAACACCCGGCACAACGCTGGCTTCTTTGTCGTTGACGAACTCAGTTCCCGTATGCGCGGCACTCTTAGTCGCCATAAGAGGGCCATGGCCAGCGTCCTTGAGGGCCGTTTCGGCAGTCCTGGCTCTGATGAGCGGGTTGTGCTGGTGGAGCCTTGGTCATTTATGAATGCCTCCGGCGGTCCGGTCAAAGCATTGATGAGCTTCTACGACATTGACATTGAGCATCTCGTGGTCGTGCATGACGAGCTTGATATCCCGCTCGGCTCAGTGCGGCTGAAGCTCGGCGGGGGCGATGGCGGGCACAATGGACTCAAGAGCCTGCGCAGTTCACTTGGTTCTGGAGAGTTCGCGCGAGTTCGGTTTGGGATTGGTCGTCCTCCGGGTCGACAGGATCCGGCCGAGTTTGTACTGAAGCCTTTTGCCGGAACTGAACGCGACCAGATTCCTGAAATTGTGGACCGCTGCGCCGATGCGGTGGAGACACTCGTCTTGCGCGGAGTCGAGCAGGCGCAGAATCAATTCAATGGAGGACGAGATGACTCAGTTCAGTGA